A DNA window from Rhizobium sp. NXC14 contains the following coding sequences:
- the ligA gene encoding NAD-dependent DNA ligase LigA, whose product MSTEGSAIDTLTIEEAAAELERLAREIAHHDALYHGKDQPEISDADYDALKRRNDALEAQFPELIREDSPSRRVGAAPSVTFSPVVHARPMLSLDNTFSQEDVQDFVASVYRFLGRLPDQSIAFTAEPKIDGLSMSIRYENGRLTTAATRGDGTTGENVTANIRTISEIPNQLPKGVPAVVEIRGEVYMAKSDFLALNRQMEAEGKQTYVNPRNTAAGSLRQLDAKVTASRKLKFFAYAWGEMSDMPADTQFGMVQTFKDWGFPVNPLMKRLNSVADILAHYDEIGLKRPDLDYDIDGVVYKVDSLELQQRLGFRSRSPRWATAHKFPAEQAFTEVEKIEIQVGRTGALTPVARLKPITVGGVVVTNATLHNEDYIKGIGNSGERIRPKEHDIREGDTVIVQRAGDVIPQILDVVMEKRLAEAKPYDFPKTCPVCGSHAVREVNEKTGKMDSVRRCTGGFICRAQATEHLKHFVSRNAFDIEGLGSKQIDFFFENEDASLQIRTAPDIFTLEKRQAQSLTKLENIDGFGKVSVGKLYAAINERRSIALHRFIYALGIRHVGETTAKLLARSYGTYEAFAAAMKEAAPLSGDAWNDLNAIEGIGEVVARAIVEFYKEPRNIEVIGRLLEEVTPAAAEQPVTTGSPVAGKTVVFTGSLEKFTRDEAKARAESLGAKVAGSVSKKTDIVVAGPGAGSKLDKARELGVQTMDEDEWLALIGG is encoded by the coding sequence ATGTCCACCGAAGGTTCCGCCATCGACACGTTGACGATCGAAGAGGCTGCCGCCGAGCTCGAGCGGCTGGCAAGGGAGATCGCGCACCACGACGCGCTCTATCACGGCAAGGACCAGCCGGAGATTTCAGATGCCGATTACGATGCGCTGAAGCGCCGCAACGATGCGCTGGAAGCGCAGTTTCCCGAGCTGATCCGTGAGGACAGCCCGTCGCGACGAGTCGGTGCAGCGCCCTCGGTCACCTTCTCGCCCGTCGTCCATGCGCGGCCGATGCTGTCACTCGACAACACGTTTTCGCAGGAGGACGTGCAGGATTTCGTTGCCAGCGTCTACCGCTTCCTCGGCCGCCTGCCGGACCAGTCGATTGCTTTTACCGCCGAACCGAAGATCGATGGGCTATCGATGTCGATCCGCTACGAGAACGGGAGACTGACGACGGCTGCGACACGCGGTGACGGCACCACGGGGGAAAACGTCACCGCCAACATCCGCACCATATCCGAAATTCCCAACCAGCTGCCGAAGGGTGTCCCCGCAGTCGTGGAAATCCGCGGCGAGGTTTATATGGCCAAGAGCGATTTCCTGGCGCTCAACCGCCAGATGGAGGCGGAGGGCAAGCAGACCTATGTCAATCCGCGCAACACGGCGGCGGGATCGCTGCGCCAACTCGACGCCAAGGTGACGGCGAGCCGCAAGCTGAAATTCTTCGCCTATGCCTGGGGCGAGATGTCGGACATGCCGGCCGACACGCAATTCGGCATGGTGCAGACCTTCAAGGACTGGGGCTTCCCGGTCAATCCGTTGATGAAGCGGCTGAATTCGGTCGCCGACATCCTGGCGCATTACGACGAGATCGGCCTCAAGCGCCCGGATCTCGATTACGATATCGACGGCGTCGTCTACAAGGTCGACAGCCTGGAACTGCAGCAGCGCCTCGGCTTCCGCTCGCGAAGCCCGCGGTGGGCGACGGCGCATAAATTCCCGGCCGAGCAGGCCTTCACCGAGGTCGAGAAGATCGAGATCCAGGTCGGCCGGACCGGTGCGCTGACGCCTGTGGCCCGGCTGAAGCCGATCACGGTCGGCGGCGTCGTCGTCACCAACGCGACACTGCACAATGAGGACTACATCAAGGGCATCGGCAATAGCGGCGAGCGCATCCGGCCGAAGGAGCACGATATTCGCGAGGGCGATACCGTCATCGTCCAGCGCGCCGGCGATGTCATTCCGCAGATCCTCGACGTGGTGATGGAAAAGCGTCTCGCCGAGGCGAAGCCATATGATTTTCCCAAGACCTGCCCGGTCTGCGGTTCGCATGCGGTGCGCGAGGTCAATGAGAAGACCGGCAAGATGGATTCGGTGCGCCGCTGCACGGGCGGCTTCATCTGCCGGGCGCAGGCGACGGAGCATCTGAAGCATTTCGTTTCGCGCAACGCCTTCGATATCGAGGGGCTCGGTTCGAAGCAGATCGACTTCTTCTTCGAAAATGAAGATGCGTCGCTGCAGATCCGCACGGCGCCCGATATCTTCACCTTGGAGAAGCGCCAGGCGCAGTCGCTGACCAAGCTGGAGAATATCGACGGCTTCGGCAAGGTCAGCGTCGGCAAGCTCTATGCGGCGATCAACGAGCGGCGCAGCATTGCGCTCCACCGTTTCATCTATGCGCTCGGCATTCGCCATGTCGGTGAAACTACGGCAAAACTCTTGGCGCGCTCCTACGGCACCTATGAAGCCTTTGCGGCCGCGATGAAGGAGGCCGCACCGCTTTCCGGCGACGCCTGGAACGATCTCAACGCCATCGAGGGTATCGGTGAGGTCGTGGCGCGCGCGATTGTCGAGTTCTACAAGGAGCCGCGCAACATCGAAGTGATCGGCCGTCTGCTTGAAGAAGTGACGCCCGCAGCGGCCGAGCAACCGGTGACGACGGGCAGTCCTGTGGCTGGCAAGACCGTGGTCTTCACCGGCTCGCTCGAAAAATTCACCCGCGACGAGGCGAAGGCAAGGGCCGAAAGCCTCGGCGCCAAGGTCGCGGGATCGGTATCGAAGAAGACCGACATCGTCGTTGCCGGTCCCGGCGCCGGCTCGAAGCTCGACAAGGCGCGCGAACTCGGCGTCCAGACGATGGATGAGGATGAGTGGCTGGCGCTGATTGGCGGATGA
- a CDS encoding DUF6886 family protein produces the protein MRLFHFSDNSGIAAFEPRAVSIPPIRPAGQEWLNGPLVWAIDADHDFMYLFPRDCPRILIWATSETPEAERRHWLAGCRAAAYVERRWLERLSAVTVYRYALPAEGFEELGDAGMWVARRRIVPIECTAISRLDREFMPRGVELRVVDSLQPLKGLWNSGLHVSGIRLRNALDWE, from the coding sequence ATGCGCCTGTTCCATTTCAGCGATAACTCCGGCATCGCAGCGTTCGAGCCGCGTGCCGTTAGCATCCCCCCAATCCGCCCGGCCGGCCAGGAATGGCTGAACGGTCCGCTCGTCTGGGCGATCGATGCCGATCATGACTTCATGTATCTCTTTCCGCGAGATTGCCCGCGGATTCTGATCTGGGCCACGTCCGAGACGCCGGAAGCCGAGAGGCGGCATTGGCTTGCAGGTTGCCGGGCAGCAGCCTATGTCGAGCGTCGTTGGCTGGAACGGCTCTCGGCGGTGACAGTTTATCGTTACGCGCTGCCGGCCGAAGGTTTCGAGGAGCTCGGCGATGCGGGCATGTGGGTGGCTCGCCGGCGTATAGTTCCGATCGAATGCACCGCCATTTCGCGGCTCGACCGGGAATTCATGCCGCGCGGAGTGGAACTGCGGGTGGTCGACAGTTTGCAGCCGCTGAAAGGCCTGTGGAACAGCGGACTGCATGTCAGCGGCATCCGGCTGCGCAACGCGTTGGATTGGGAATAG
- the recN gene encoding DNA repair protein RecN: MLIQLSIRDIVLIDRLDLAFETGLSVLTGETGAGKSILLDSLSLALGGRGDGGLVRHGEDRGQVTAVFDVGMDHGARVLLRENGIDDEGDLIFRRQQSADGRTKAYVNDQPVGVQLMRQAGQMLVEIHGQHDDRALVDTNAHRNLLDAFAGLTDEVAEVSRLYRIWRDSERTLKKHREKVESAAREADYLRSSVAELEKLSPQDGEEDELAESRQRMMKAERIAGDIAEASEFLNGNASPVPHIASLVRRLERKSHEAPGLLEDTVTLLDAALDQLSNAQMEVEAALRKTEYDPRELERVEERLFALRAASRKYSVPVTELPALAVRMIADLADLDAGEERLAHLEAEVGLARENYDSAARSLSDKRHQAGTALAAAVMAELPALKLERARFMVEITTDAQEALPEGIDVVEFHVQTNPGTRPGSIMKVASGGELSRFLLALKVALADRGSAPTLVFDEIDTGVGGAVADAIGQRLKRLSERVQVLSVTHAPQVAARAATHLLISKGPAAEGSEKIATRVATMAHKDRTEEIARMLAGASVTEEARAAAKRLLAGNG; encoded by the coding sequence ATGCTGATCCAGCTTTCGATCCGCGATATCGTCCTGATCGATCGGCTGGATCTTGCCTTCGAGACCGGTCTGTCCGTGCTGACGGGCGAGACCGGCGCGGGCAAATCCATCCTGCTCGACAGTCTTTCGCTGGCGCTCGGCGGGCGCGGCGATGGCGGTCTGGTGCGCCATGGCGAAGACAGGGGCCAGGTGACGGCGGTGTTCGACGTCGGCATGGACCACGGGGCGCGGGTGCTCCTGCGTGAAAACGGCATCGACGACGAGGGCGACCTGATCTTCCGCCGTCAGCAATCGGCCGATGGTCGCACCAAGGCCTATGTCAACGATCAACCGGTGGGTGTGCAACTGATGCGCCAGGCCGGCCAGATGCTGGTCGAGATCCACGGCCAGCACGATGATCGCGCTCTTGTCGACACGAATGCCCATCGCAACCTGCTCGATGCCTTTGCCGGCCTCACCGATGAGGTTGCTGAGGTCTCCCGCCTGTATCGTATTTGGCGCGACAGCGAACGGACGCTGAAAAAGCATCGCGAGAAGGTGGAAAGTGCGGCGCGCGAGGCTGACTATCTGCGTTCCTCTGTGGCAGAGCTGGAGAAACTCTCGCCACAGGACGGCGAGGAGGACGAACTCGCCGAAAGCAGGCAGAGGATGATGAAGGCGGAGCGAATAGCCGGCGACATCGCCGAAGCCTCCGAATTCCTGAACGGCAATGCCTCGCCGGTGCCGCATATCGCCTCGCTGGTGCGCAGACTGGAGCGCAAGAGCCATGAAGCGCCCGGGCTGCTCGAAGACACCGTGACGTTACTCGATGCTGCGCTCGACCAGCTTTCCAATGCGCAGATGGAAGTCGAGGCAGCGCTGCGCAAGACCGAATACGATCCGCGAGAACTGGAGCGGGTGGAGGAGCGGCTTTTCGCGCTCAGAGCCGCGTCGCGCAAATATTCCGTGCCCGTCACCGAACTGCCGGCGCTTGCGGTGCGCATGATCGCTGATCTCGCCGATCTCGATGCAGGCGAGGAGCGGCTGGCGCATCTGGAAGCGGAGGTCGGTCTGGCGCGAGAGAATTACGATTCGGCGGCGCGCTCGCTTTCCGACAAGCGCCATCAAGCCGGCACTGCGCTGGCTGCTGCCGTAATGGCCGAACTGCCGGCGCTGAAGCTCGAACGCGCTCGTTTTATGGTCGAGATCACCACGGATGCGCAGGAGGCGCTTCCCGAAGGCATCGACGTCGTCGAGTTCCATGTCCAGACCAATCCCGGCACGCGCCCCGGCTCGATCATGAAGGTGGCCTCCGGCGGTGAGCTGTCGCGTTTCCTGCTGGCGCTGAAGGTGGCGCTCGCCGATCGCGGCTCCGCCCCAACGCTCGTTTTCGACGAAATCGATACCGGTGTCGGCGGTGCTGTGGCCGATGCGATCGGCCAGCGGCTGAAGCGGCTGTCCGAGCGGGTCCAGGTGCTGTCGGTCACACATGCGCCGCAGGTCGCGGCGCGGGCGGCAACGCATCTGCTGATCTCCAAGGGGCCGGCGGCCGAGGGTTCCGAAAAAATCGCCACGCGCGTCGCGACGATGGCGCACAAGGATCGCACCGAGGAGATCGCCCGCATGCTCGCCGGCGCCTCGGTAACGGAAGAGGCGAGGGCGGCGGCGAAGCGGCTGCTGGCCGGTAACGGCTGA
- a CDS encoding outer membrane protein assembly factor BamD, whose protein sequence is MAYAGSEGMMKTARALFASLLVLSAGASISGCQSDPDIDITKLGLETDPPDVLYTQGLANMKAGNMAEAARKFDAIDRENPFSEWARKALVMSTFVKYRQGKLDDALASGNRYMSQYPKSQDAAYVQYLIGLTYSKQIVDVTQDQRASAKTIEAMQAVIDNYPNSEYVDDAQAKIRYARDQLAGKEMQIGRYYMERKEYLAAISRFRIVVEKYPNTNQIEEALARLVEAYYAMGIVDEAQTAAAVLGHNYPDSQWYADSYKLLQTGGAEPRENKGSWIAAAGKKLLLGS, encoded by the coding sequence ATGGCTTATGCAGGATCTGAAGGTATGATGAAGACAGCGCGCGCTTTGTTCGCATCGCTTCTGGTGCTGAGCGCAGGCGCCTCGATCTCCGGCTGCCAGTCGGATCCCGATATCGACATCACCAAGCTTGGCCTCGAAACCGATCCGCCTGACGTGCTCTACACCCAGGGCCTTGCCAATATGAAGGCGGGCAACATGGCGGAAGCAGCGCGCAAGTTCGATGCAATCGATCGCGAGAACCCATTCTCCGAATGGGCGCGCAAGGCGCTGGTCATGAGCACCTTTGTCAAATACCGCCAGGGCAAGCTCGATGATGCGCTTGCCTCGGGTAATCGCTACATGTCGCAATATCCGAAGTCCCAGGACGCTGCCTATGTGCAGTATCTCATCGGTCTCACCTATTCCAAACAGATCGTCGACGTGACCCAGGACCAGCGCGCCTCGGCTAAGACGATCGAGGCGATGCAGGCTGTGATCGACAACTACCCGAACTCCGAATATGTCGATGACGCGCAGGCGAAGATCCGCTACGCCCGTGATCAGCTCGCCGGCAAGGAAATGCAGATCGGCCGCTACTATATGGAGCGGAAGGAATATCTCGCCGCAATCTCGCGTTTCCGCATCGTCGTCGAGAAATATCCGAATACGAACCAGATCGAGGAAGCCTTGGCCCGTCTCGTCGAGGCTTATTACGCCATGGGTATCGTCGACGAGGCGCAGACCGCGGCAGCCGTTCTTGGTCACAACTATCCGGACAGCCAGTGGTACGCCGATTCCTACAAGCTGCTGCAGACAGGTGGCGCCGAGCCGCGTGAGAACAAGGGCTCCTGGATCGCTGCGGCAGGCAAGAAACTCCTGCTCGGTTCCTAA
- the lpxC gene encoding UDP-3-O-acyl-N-acetylglucosamine deacetylase: MAIGLLGFQTTVSRPVTLSGIGVHSGANVSITLNPAEADTGVVFQRLHDNGDITELKAVSSQVGNTDLCTVLGFSPTHSIATIEHVMAAVYALGLDNVLIEVQGAEMPIMDGSSLPFVEAIEQAGLISLGVKRRYIRITKPVRIEHGGSWSEFRPYDGTRFEVEIDFECPLIGRQKWAGDLNAAVFKSELSRARTFGFMRDVERLWASGHALGSSLENSVVISDDNTVINVEGLRYAKDEFVRHKTLDAVGDLSLAGVQFIGCYRSYRGGHKMNANALKALLADPSAYEVVETSTPRQRVAARELIAVNASEFAPWSA; the protein is encoded by the coding sequence ATGGCTATTGGCTTGCTGGGTTTTCAAACGACGGTATCGCGTCCGGTGACGCTCTCGGGCATCGGCGTTCATTCGGGCGCGAATGTCTCGATCACGCTGAACCCGGCCGAAGCGGACACTGGCGTCGTTTTCCAGCGCCTGCATGATAATGGCGACATCACCGAACTGAAGGCCGTCTCTTCGCAGGTCGGCAATACAGACCTCTGCACGGTGCTCGGCTTCTCACCCACGCATTCAATCGCGACGATCGAACATGTCATGGCCGCCGTCTATGCTCTCGGCCTCGACAATGTCCTCATTGAGGTGCAGGGCGCAGAAATGCCCATCATGGACGGCAGTTCGCTGCCCTTCGTCGAAGCGATCGAGCAGGCCGGTCTCATCTCGCTCGGCGTCAAGCGTCGCTATATCCGCATCACCAAGCCGGTGCGGATCGAGCATGGCGGCTCCTGGAGCGAATTCCGTCCCTATGACGGCACGCGCTTCGAAGTCGAGATCGATTTCGAATGCCCACTGATCGGCCGGCAAAAGTGGGCCGGCGACCTAAACGCCGCCGTCTTTAAGTCCGAACTTTCCCGCGCCCGCACCTTCGGCTTCATGCGTGATGTTGAACGTCTCTGGGCATCGGGCCATGCGCTCGGTTCTTCGCTTGAAAATTCCGTCGTCATCTCGGACGACAATACCGTCATCAATGTCGAAGGCCTGCGATATGCCAAGGACGAGTTTGTTCGCCACAAGACGCTTGATGCCGTTGGCGACCTGTCTCTCGCTGGCGTCCAGTTCATCGGTTGCTACCGATCCTATCGTGGCGGCCATAAGATGAATGCCAATGCTTTGAAGGCGCTGCTCGCCGATCCCTCCGCCTACGAGGTGGTCGAGACCTCGACGCCGCGCCAGCGCGTCGCCGCTCGTGAACTGATCGCCGTCAACGCTTCGGAATTCGCTCCCTGGTCGGCATGA
- the ftsZ gene encoding cell division protein FtsZ: MTIKLQKPDITELKPRITVFGVGGGGGNAVNNMITAGLQGVDFVVANTDAQALTMTKAERIIQLGANVTEGLGAGSQPEVGRAAAEECIDEIIDHLNGTHMCFVTAGMGGGTGTGAAPVVAQAARNKGILTVGVVTKPFHFEGGRRMRLAEMGIQELQKSVDTLIVIPNQNLFRIANDKTTFADAFAMADQVLYSGVACITDLMVKEGLINLDFADVRSVMREMGRAMMGTGEASGAGRALQAAEAAIANPLLDETSMKGAQGLLISITGGRDLTLFEVDEAATRIREEVDPDANIILGATFDESLEGIIRVSVVATGIDRAISEAAERNFQPAARPAIRPSAAVAPAAAAVQPAPVMQAPKAIDPIAQTIRQSEMERELEIPAPRASAPVQQPAAQQEVFRPQSKIFAPAPEAPAMRPQVQQQAPAPVMSQPVMSQPVQQQPIQPQPIRQEPIIRQAAEPVRMPKVEDFPPVVQAELDHRTQPASAHQQEERGPMGLLKRITNSLGRRDDDAVAADMTAAPPAASQQRRPLSPEASLYAPRRGNLDDQGRAVPQARMMQEDDQLEIPAFLRRQSN, encoded by the coding sequence ATGACCATCAAGCTGCAAAAGCCTGACATCACAGAGCTGAAGCCGCGCATCACCGTGTTCGGCGTCGGCGGCGGCGGCGGCAACGCCGTCAACAACATGATCACCGCGGGCCTCCAGGGCGTCGACTTCGTCGTTGCCAACACGGATGCGCAGGCGCTGACGATGACGAAGGCCGAGCGCATCATCCAGCTCGGCGCCAACGTCACCGAAGGCCTCGGCGCCGGCTCGCAGCCGGAAGTCGGCCGCGCGGCCGCCGAAGAGTGCATCGACGAGATCATCGATCACCTGAACGGCACGCATATGTGCTTCGTCACCGCCGGCATGGGCGGCGGCACCGGCACCGGTGCTGCTCCCGTCGTCGCGCAGGCCGCCCGCAACAAGGGCATCCTGACGGTCGGCGTCGTCACCAAGCCGTTCCATTTCGAAGGCGGCCGCCGCATGCGCCTGGCCGAGATGGGCATCCAGGAACTGCAGAAGTCTGTCGACACGCTGATCGTCATTCCGAACCAGAACCTCTTCCGCATTGCCAACGACAAGACGACCTTCGCCGACGCTTTCGCCATGGCCGACCAGGTTCTCTATTCCGGCGTTGCCTGCATCACCGACCTGATGGTGAAGGAAGGCCTCATCAACCTCGACTTCGCCGACGTCCGCTCGGTGATGCGTGAAATGGGCCGTGCGATGATGGGCACCGGCGAGGCCTCCGGCGCCGGCCGCGCGTTGCAGGCAGCCGAAGCGGCAATCGCCAACCCGTTGCTCGACGAAACCTCGATGAAGGGTGCCCAGGGCCTGCTGATCTCCATCACCGGCGGCCGCGACCTCACCCTCTTCGAAGTCGACGAAGCTGCGACCCGCATCCGCGAAGAAGTCGATCCGGACGCCAACATCATCCTGGGCGCCACCTTCGACGAATCGCTCGAAGGCATCATTCGCGTCTCGGTCGTCGCGACCGGTATCGACCGGGCGATCAGCGAAGCCGCCGAGCGCAACTTCCAGCCGGCCGCCAGGCCCGCTATCCGTCCCTCCGCGGCTGTTGCTCCGGCAGCGGCCGCAGTTCAGCCTGCGCCGGTTATGCAGGCACCGAAGGCCATCGATCCGATCGCGCAGACCATCCGCCAATCCGAGATGGAACGTGAGCTCGAAATTCCGGCCCCGCGTGCCAGCGCCCCCGTCCAGCAGCCTGCTGCGCAGCAGGAAGTCTTCCGTCCGCAGAGCAAGATCTTCGCGCCTGCACCGGAAGCTCCGGCCATGCGTCCTCAGGTGCAGCAGCAGGCTCCGGCGCCGGTAATGAGCCAGCCGGTGATGAGCCAGCCCGTCCAGCAGCAGCCCATCCAGCCGCAGCCGATCCGACAGGAGCCGATTATCCGGCAGGCGGCTGAACCGGTGCGCATGCCGAAGGTCGAGGATTTCCCGCCGGTCGTCCAGGCTGAACTCGACCACCGCACGCAGCCGGCTTCGGCGCATCAGCAGGAAGAGCGCGGCCCAATGGGCTTGCTCAAGCGAATCACCAATTCGCTTGGCCGCCGCGACGATGACGCGGTTGCCGCCGACATGACCGCCGCGCCGCCGGCCGCATCGCAGCAGCGCCGTCCGTTGTCGCCGGAGGCAAGCCTCTATGCGCCACGCCGCGGCAATCTCGATGATCAGGGTCGTGCAGTTCCGCAGGCTCGCATGATGCAGGAAGACGATCAGCTGGAAATTCCGGCATTCCTGCGCCGCCAGTCGAACTGA
- the ftsA gene encoding cell division protein FtsA, whose protein sequence is MSLFGSSHFGLPRLKPLSSKRSHVVSVLDIGSTKVVCMIGRLTPREESQILPGRTHNIEIIGIGHQRSRGIKTGVIADLDALEGVIRLAVDAAERMAGLTVESLIVNLTAGRLGSDIYTATIDLGGQEVELNDLKKVLSAACQQSLRQDRSVLHSLATGFSLDGERGIRDPLAMYGDALGVDMHVVTAERSALKNLELSVNRAHLSVEGIVATPYASGLAALVDDEVELGCAAIDMGGGTTTISVFAEGKLVHTDAVGLGGHHVTTDLARGLSTRIEDAERLKVVHASALLNSSDERELISIPPIGEDDRDQPSQVPRALVSRIVSARIEETMELIRDRIQRSGFSPIVGKRVVLTGGASQLTGLAEVARRILARNVRIGRPMGVSGLPTAAKGPAFSTAVGLMIYPQVADMETHASQSGLLMSLGGNNSRIARMGQWLKESF, encoded by the coding sequence ATGAGCTTGTTCGGTTCATCCCATTTCGGATTGCCGCGCCTGAAGCCGCTTTCGTCGAAGCGGTCGCATGTCGTTTCGGTGCTCGACATCGGCTCGACCAAGGTCGTCTGCATGATCGGCCGGCTGACGCCGCGCGAGGAAAGCCAGATCCTGCCGGGCCGCACGCACAATATCGAGATCATCGGCATCGGCCATCAGCGCTCCCGCGGCATCAAGACCGGCGTCATCGCCGATCTTGATGCGCTGGAAGGCGTCATCCGTCTTGCCGTCGATGCGGCGGAGCGTATGGCGGGGCTGACCGTCGAGAGCCTGATCGTCAACCTGACGGCCGGCCGCCTTGGCAGCGACATCTACACCGCGACGATTGATCTCGGCGGTCAGGAAGTCGAGCTTAACGACCTCAAGAAAGTGCTCTCGGCTGCCTGCCAGCAATCGCTGCGCCAGGACCGCTCGGTGCTGCATTCGCTGGCGACCGGCTTCTCGCTCGACGGCGAGCGCGGCATTCGCGACCCGCTGGCAATGTACGGCGATGCGCTCGGCGTCGACATGCATGTCGTGACCGCGGAGCGCTCGGCACTGAAGAACCTCGAGCTTAGCGTCAATCGCGCGCATCTTTCTGTCGAAGGTATCGTCGCGACGCCTTATGCATCGGGCCTTGCCGCTCTCGTCGACGACGAGGTCGAGCTCGGCTGTGCGGCGATCGACATGGGCGGCGGCACGACGACGATCTCGGTCTTTGCCGAAGGCAAGCTCGTTCATACCGATGCCGTCGGGCTCGGCGGCCATCATGTCACCACAGACCTCGCCCGCGGCCTTTCGACCCGCATCGAGGATGCCGAGCGGCTGAAGGTCGTGCATGCCTCCGCGCTCTTGAATTCCTCCGATGAACGCGAGCTGATCTCGATACCGCCGATCGGCGAGGACGATCGCGACCAGCCGTCGCAGGTGCCGCGGGCGCTCGTTTCGCGCATCGTATCGGCCCGAATCGAAGAGACGATGGAACTGATCCGCGACCGTATCCAGCGTTCCGGCTTCAGCCCGATCGTCGGAAAACGCGTCGTGCTGACGGGAGGCGCGAGCCAGCTGACCGGCCTTGCCGAGGTGGCGCGGCGCATTCTGGCCCGCAACGTCCGCATCGGCCGTCCGATGGGCGTCTCGGGACTGCCGACGGCGGCCAAAGGCCCGGCCTTTTCGACGGCCGTCGGCCTGATGATCTATCCGCAGGTCGCGGACATGGAGACACATGCGTCACAGAGCGGTCTGCTCATGTCGCTTGGGGGAAATAACAGCCGCATAGCCCGCATGGGTCAGTGGCTGAAGGAAAGCTTCTGA
- a CDS encoding cell division protein FtsQ/DivIB has protein sequence MFALTVKRIGRPSHHAVLPIVEAEERFVLPRPLRRVTRFLISLGSGRIYIPAHTGTVSALAFLAATGLYGMSLGGHTEAVAQATTTAAGFAIENVKVSGNSETSEIEILQLIGLDGTTSLVALDVDAARRKIAHLPWVENVEVRKIYPRTIEVKLKEREAYAIWQHGQELSLIEKNGSVIAPLRDNKFSSLPLVVGRDAETAAASLGDAFAKWPDVKARVKAYVWISGRRWDLHMDNGVIVKLPEDGIDQALATLSKFDKEHQLLERDIAAVDLRLPDRTAIQLTPEAAVRRQAAVTERTKELKKAGQNI, from the coding sequence TTGTTTGCGTTGACGGTCAAGAGGATAGGGCGCCCCAGCCATCATGCTGTGCTTCCGATCGTGGAAGCCGAAGAGCGATTCGTGCTGCCGCGTCCGCTGCGCCGCGTCACTCGTTTCTTGATCAGCCTCGGTAGCGGCCGCATCTACATTCCGGCCCATACCGGGACGGTGTCGGCGCTTGCCTTTTTGGCTGCGACCGGCCTCTACGGTATGTCGCTCGGCGGTCACACCGAAGCCGTCGCGCAGGCCACGACGACGGCCGCAGGTTTTGCGATCGAGAATGTGAAGGTCTCCGGCAATTCGGAAACCTCCGAAATCGAGATCCTGCAGCTGATCGGCCTCGACGGCACGACCTCACTGGTCGCGCTCGACGTCGATGCGGCCCGCCGGAAGATCGCGCACCTTCCCTGGGTCGAGAATGTCGAGGTTCGAAAGATCTATCCGAGGACGATCGAAGTGAAGCTCAAGGAGCGTGAGGCCTATGCGATCTGGCAGCACGGGCAGGAGCTTTCGCTGATCGAGAAGAACGGCAGCGTCATTGCGCCGTTGCGCGACAACAAATTTTCGTCGCTGCCGCTCGTCGTCGGGCGCGACGCCGAGACCGCGGCGGCTTCGCTCGGCGACGCCTTCGCGAAGTGGCCCGACGTGAAGGCCCGGGTGAAGGCCTATGTCTGGATATCGGGCCGTCGTTGGGATCTACACATGGATAACGGCGTCATCGTCAAGCTGCCGGAAGACGGCATCGATCAGGCGCTGGCCACGCTTTCGAAGTTCGACAAGGAGCATCAGCTCCTGGAGCGGGACATCGCCGCGGTCGATCTGAGATTGCCCGACAGGACCGCGATCCAGCTGACGCCGGAAGCGGCGGTCCGCCGGCAGGCGGCGGTTACGGAGCGTACCAAGGAATTGAAGAAGGCGGGGCAGAATATATGA